One Sediminibacillus dalangtanensis genomic region harbors:
- a CDS encoding LLM class flavin-dependent oxidoreductase, with translation MKYGFWLPIFGGWLRNVEDEQMPPTFDYAKQVIQSAEKWGYDTTLIAELYLNDIKGIDADSLEAWSTAAGLAAVTEKIEIMTAVRPGFHNPAVAAKMAANIDHISNGRFTLNVVSAWWEEEAKQYGGAFTAHDERYDRTEEFLDVLKGMWQEETFSYHGNYYEVNNAKLAPKPVQKPYPTVYAGGESDRGKQAIVDSCDAYVMHGGTVDEIASKIAEMKVRREEAGQPAFHSFGMAAYVICRDTEEEALEEWRRITDVKDTAGYAGYQDFISKSQLEQQVKRNDYSVSNRGLRPNLIGTPEQIAERIAAYEEAGLDLLLLQFSPQLEEMKRFSEQVMPLVEEKRRQLFK, from the coding sequence ATGAAGTATGGATTTTGGCTGCCGATTTTCGGCGGATGGTTGCGAAACGTAGAGGATGAACAGATGCCCCCAACCTTTGATTATGCCAAACAAGTGATTCAGTCAGCAGAAAAATGGGGCTATGATACCACGCTGATTGCTGAGTTATATTTAAACGACATAAAAGGAATCGATGCCGATTCCCTGGAAGCATGGTCGACAGCAGCCGGACTGGCAGCAGTGACGGAAAAAATTGAAATCATGACCGCGGTACGTCCCGGGTTCCACAATCCTGCTGTAGCAGCAAAAATGGCAGCGAACATTGATCATATCAGTAACGGCCGGTTCACACTGAACGTTGTCTCAGCGTGGTGGGAAGAAGAAGCGAAACAATATGGTGGAGCGTTTACCGCTCACGATGAGCGGTATGACCGGACAGAAGAATTTCTGGATGTGTTAAAAGGGATGTGGCAGGAAGAGACATTCTCTTACCATGGCAACTATTATGAAGTGAACAATGCCAAGCTGGCTCCCAAGCCGGTTCAAAAACCTTATCCGACTGTGTATGCGGGAGGCGAAAGCGACCGTGGCAAACAGGCGATTGTCGATTCCTGTGACGCTTATGTCATGCACGGAGGCACGGTCGATGAAATTGCAAGCAAGATAGCGGAAATGAAGGTTCGGCGGGAAGAAGCCGGCCAGCCAGCATTCCACTCGTTTGGTATGGCGGCTTATGTAATTTGCCGAGACACTGAGGAAGAAGCACTGGAAGAATGGAGACGAATTACCGATGTGAAGGATACGGCTGGATATGCCGGTTACCAGGATTTTATCAGCAAGTCACAGCTGGAGCAGCAGGTGAAACGGAACGATTACTCGGTTTCGAATCGGGGTCTTCGTCCAAATTTAATTGGTACACCGGAACAAATTGCGGAACGGATCGCGGCATATGAAGAAGCAGGATTGGATTTACTGTTATTGCAGTTTTCCCCGCAACTTGAAGAGATGAAACGTTTTTCAGAACAAGTGATGCCGCTTGTGGAGGAAAAAAGACGCCAGTTATTTAAATAA